The Gemmatimonadaceae bacterium genome window below encodes:
- a CDS encoding DUF6263 family protein, giving the protein MIHSSLAVPALHRLMAAEAIRRRAALTRSVAAVAASCMIAFAASSAGAQSVLLKIRPRVGDTLAVRMDQQVEMTGVPVGCASGGTQPRNSPPARPCAEVTRHMTTKMEVFSRAIVRKSTDDVTMLLAMTDSVRTAASSTPGKSPPLRRVTGPRGSIEFRVNTDGGAEVTNADASDELRAMFGQMPAMLPRKAVSVGEKWTREMRIPITAEQGAKRLVRATFQLDSLGPNGDVAHISMRGSVSGDHGDGSQPEQSGSLTGMMQLDRRLAWITETRASIDMRSVIKPATGPPMAVWTRVTQHLRTARAQ; this is encoded by the coding sequence ATGATCCATAGCAGCCTCGCCGTACCTGCACTGCACCGGCTCATGGCTGCCGAAGCCATCCGGAGGCGGGCCGCGTTGACTCGCAGCGTCGCCGCAGTGGCGGCTTCCTGCATGATTGCGTTTGCGGCGTCGTCGGCAGGCGCGCAGTCGGTGCTGCTAAAGATTCGCCCGAGAGTCGGTGATACACTCGCGGTGCGGATGGATCAGCAGGTAGAGATGACCGGAGTTCCGGTGGGCTGCGCCAGCGGAGGCACTCAGCCGAGAAATAGCCCTCCAGCACGGCCGTGTGCGGAAGTGACGCGGCACATGACGACGAAGATGGAAGTCTTCAGCCGCGCCATCGTCCGGAAATCCACCGATGACGTGACGATGCTGCTTGCGATGACGGATTCCGTTCGCACTGCGGCATCGTCGACACCGGGAAAGAGTCCTCCGTTAAGGCGCGTTACCGGGCCCCGCGGATCGATCGAGTTCCGCGTCAACACTGATGGCGGTGCGGAAGTAACGAACGCCGATGCCAGCGACGAGCTACGCGCGATGTTCGGGCAGATGCCCGCCATGTTGCCGCGAAAGGCCGTGTCGGTAGGTGAGAAGTGGACGCGCGAGATGCGTATCCCCATCACCGCCGAGCAAGGTGCGAAAAGACTGGTGCGGGCAACGTTCCAGCTTGATTCTCTCGGGCCTAATGGTGATGTGGCCCATATTTCAATGCGAGGCAGCGTGTCCGGCGATCATGGCGACGGAAGCCAGCCGGAACAGTCAGGCTCCCTTACCGGCATGATGCAGCTCGACAGGCGTCTTGCATGGATCACCGAGACGCGCGCAAGCATCGATATGCGATCTGTCATCAAACCCGCAACTGGCCCGCCGATGGCGGTGTGGACGCGAGTCACTCAGCATCTAAGGACGGCACGGGCTCAATGA